The Magnolia sinica isolate HGM2019 chromosome 3, MsV1, whole genome shotgun sequence genome includes the window TGAGCCAGATGGGAGATTGAGAGAAATGTGATAGAGGGAGagagtgcatgaaaatgacttaaACTTACAATTCTAGGTttctggaaaaaaataaaaattaaaaatagacagcatggatgaaacacatacatcatggtggggccaagagagcaccgaccagcagccagcagcagcgtcagtagccaatccgcgtccttagTAAGCAATACGCATCCATACAGAGGTGAGATTGGTCCAATTAAGGCTGTCAATCGGCCGGGTAAACCTGATGGACCTTTGGGCTTGGCCCGTTTGGGCCGGGTTTGGGGTAGTGTATCAGGCCTGACGGTCAGGTCGGGCTTAAATTAAGAGCCCAATTATAAATCACTCCGATCTCGGGCTTAGCACTCCAAATCTCATCCATCGTAAGTTCGTAACAGAGTATAAGCAACAACAGCCATGGCCAtacagaaatctctctctcttgcttttctgcttttattattagaatttctttcttccaATGCCTTTACAACAGCACCAGCATCCACAATCGGCGAAGCAGAGGCTCTCTTGGAATGGAAAGCCAGCATCTTGTCACCACAAGCTCTCCATTCATGGTCACTTCCATCTGCTAATGCTAGTGCCAACACAATCTCTCCATGTAAATGGGATGGGATCTACTGCAACAGCCTTGGAAGTGTAATAGAGATAAGCTTACCGAGTGCAGGCTTGCAAGGTAAGCttgataacttgagcttctcgtCATTTCCAAACCTATTCCGTCTCAATCTCAGTAACAACACACTCACTGGAACCATCCCAGCTGATATTGGCACTCTTTCCAGACTCGTCTCCTTCAATATCTCTGTGAATAAACTCTCTGGAGTTCTACCTCTTTCAATGGCTAACCTTTCTCACCTTTCAAAGCTCGACATCTCAGCTAATGAAATAACTGGGCCTATTCCTCCATCTTTAGGTAACTTGACCAGACTGACAATCCTCTACCTCTTtgacaatcaaatttctggttcaattcctgcacaattaggaaatctcaagaatttggtgaAGTTGTCGTTGTGGAATAATAGTCTGACAGGTccaatccctcctgctttaggtaatttgagaaaccttacagtTTTGCACCTctacagcaatcaaatttctggttcaattcctgcacaattaggaaatctcaagaatttggttgactTGGAGTTGTCGTATAACCATCTGACTGGTCCAATCtctcctgctttaggtaatttgataAACCTTACATTTTTGTAcctccaaaacaatcaaatttctggttcaattcctctaGAAATTGGGAATTTGATAAATCTCAATGTGCTTGCACTGTTCCGtaaccttctaacaggttctatcccttccactttaggaaacTTGACCAAGCTTGAACTCTTCAGTGCATTTGACAACCATTTAAATGGTGAGATCCCAAAAAGCTTCAGAAATTGCACTAGGTTAACTAGAGTTCGACTCAAAGGAAATCAGCTCATTGCAAATGTATCAGAAGCCTTTGGAGTATATCCACATCTCTATTTCATGGATGTCAGCAACAACAGGTTGTTTGGTGAACTCTCACCGAACTGGGGAGAATGCAGAAACTTGACGATGCTACAATTCTCTGGGAACATGATTACTGGTAGAATTCCTCGTGAAATTGGGCAGTTGACACGGCTAGGAGTGCTTGGTCTTTCTTCAAACCGTCTTGTAGGAGAGATTCCAAAGGAATTGGGGAGGTTGACTTCATTGTTCAACTTGAATTTAAGTGATAACCAGCTTTCTAATAGGGTTCCTCAAGAAATTGGGAGACTGTCCAATTTGGAGATTTTGGACCTATCAATGAACAACCTAGCTGGTCCAATACCACCTCAGTTGGGGAACTGCTTCAAACTACGATATCTGAAATTGAGTGAAAATTATTTGAATGGAAGCATTCCATTTCAGATAGGCAACCTGATACACCTACAAGGTGCATTAGACCTTAGTCATAATTCACTCAATGGAGAGATATCATCACAAATTGGGAACTTGCAGATGCTGGAAATGTTAAACCTCTCCCACAACATGTTGTCTAGCTCAATTCCAAAATCTTTTGAAGGGATGCTCAGCTTACAATTTGTAGATTTTTCATACAATGATTTGGAAGGCCCTATTCCCAACAGCAAAGCCTTTCAGAAGGCTCTTGCAGAGGCATTCATAAAAAACAAAGGCTTATGTGGTGAAGTGCAAGGTTTGAGACCCTGCAATGCTCCTTCAACAAGCCATGGTGATGCAAGAAAAGGTCGCAAAGTTGTCATCTTCATTGTTCTTCCTCTCTTGCCAGCCTTGTTCCTTTTAGTTATAGTCGTTGGCGTTTCCTCCATTTATTACCAAAGacagagaaataaagagaaagatgtTCTTGAAAGGAGCAACAGAaatccattttcaatatggaattatgatgggattgatgcATTTGAACAGATCTTGGAAGCGACAGAGGGTTTCGACGACAAATACTGCATCGGAAATGGAGGGTATGGAAAAGTTTACAAAACAAATCTACCATCAGGACAGGTagtagctgtgaagaaacttCACCCACTCGAAGGTGGCGATCAATCtgatcaaagaagttttagaaatgAGATTCGAGCATTAACAGAAATCCTCCATCGCAACATTGTGAAGCTTTATGGGTTTTGTTCTCATTCTCAATTCTCATTTCTAGTCTATGAGTACATGGAAAGGGGAAGCTTGGCTAGCATCCTAAGCAACGATAGAGGAGCTGCAGAGTTGGAATGGACTCTAAGGGTGAAGGTtattaaaggtgtggcccatgcaTTATCTTACATGCACCATGATTGCACCCAGCCAATTGTCCATCGAGACCTATCAAGCAACAATGTTCTGCTGAATTCAGAACTTGAGGCCTGTGTCTCTGACTTCGGCACTGCAAGATTGTTGATACCTGATTCGTCCAATTGGACAACGCTTGCAGGCACTTACGGATACATCGCTCCAGGTTAGCTGTTAATTCATTCTCCATGCTTTAAAAGTTTAATTAGCAATtggtctttatttttcttaagctttcctattttcttttttctttttttcttttttcttttttttctgttgCCAATTACATACTAAAGTTTGTGCGTAAATTATCATACTGTTGTCAAATAATACTGCAATCTAGGGAAACTAATCCAACAGCTGTAAGAGGCCTTGTAAAGAAACATACCTGGGTTTGTATTTTTACAATCCCCAACGTCAAAACTAATATAACAGTGCAAATGAAGATAAAAGTAAGAATAATGTTTTCTCTTAACTGCACATGTAGTCCATAGTTTTTACATTATGCATGGTGGAGATAATTTGGTTGCATGGTAAGTCTAACCATGATTTAAGTTACCCAACTAACTTAACCATATGTTATTAGCTATTAAATTTGTGGTGCTGACTATCTATTTTTCTTAACAGTACATTTCTTGGCCACTAGTAGGATGGATAAAATCCTCCAATAagtttaatttttgggatctgCTCCATCTACAATATGGGCCATGTTttcagatggtctggattgatttacatggacaccAAGTGTAGATGAATGAGTAATCACTATTTAAGAAATGATTGAGAAATCTCATTGCTCTTATCCCATACGAGTAAATGTGAAAATGATGTGTATGGAAAGATGGCGTCCTCTGCAATGTTCAGCCAAGAGATCCCTGAGAATGGTTGGCTTTCCTTCATTGTACAAGGGTTCAACAGCTCTATGATCGAAACCGTTGATATAATGTCCCGCACAGTGAATGCGACATGCAACAAAAGAAGTTTCAAGATTGGAAAAATCCTTGAAACAATGCCCATATCACCCAATCCTTGCAAATGAAATGTGTAGCTACAACAATACTTATAGACACATCAATGCACTCTGGTTTACACGAGCCAACTTCTCATGAACTTGGGACACCTGAGGCACACGTAAAGGTAGGCCCAACCATGCAGATCACCCAACACAATGATTAATCTGGTTCTTTGTTAGGCGGGCCACTACCATGTGAAAACTGGATAGTTTTCGGAGAAACAATGCCAACATTACACAATGTATATACATGTAGCATGGCTGGCGAGTGGACAATCCTAACTTTTtagcaagatcatccaaaagtttGGCCCATCTTCTCAGTTGGCATATGCACAGTTCATAAAGATGTCCTGGGCTTAATAagcataaaaaattaaaagatatgAAACCTTGATTAAGAAACCCAGGTGACGTGGATATATGATTAAGAGTTTAGCTATTAATGATTAAGGAGGAGAAAAGATCATGACTGGAGTATCTTCTTTCTTGCAGAGCTTGCATTTACAATGAGGGTGACTGAAAAATGCGACGTATATAGCTTTGGTGTTGTGGCACTTGAAGTGATGGTGGGAAGGCATCCTAGGGAGCTCATCTCCTCTTTGTCATCACCAAGTAGACATGATACACTGCTAAAGGATATGTTGGACCAACGTCTCTTGGATCCAACGGCTGAGATTGCACAGGAAGTCTTATTTGTGGTGTCCATGGCACTTTCATGCATTCGGCTAGATCCAAACTCTCGGCCAACCATGCAGTACGTGGCTCAAGAGTTATCTATTAGTCGGCCTTCCTTCTCTCTAGGACCATTCCACGCCCTTACATTACGTCAATTGATGGATCTCAAGGTATAGTTGGGTGGATGAAAATCATTGAGGTTGGGAATGTGTAGAGGCAAGTACATTATTATTATGTGTGTTTATTGTATGAAAATCATCCAATGTAGAGAAGGTGTGTTTTTCTTGTTATGATATGCATGTAATTCAGTGTGTGGAGTCCATGTCTATGGAAAATTTAGATTTCCAGGTGTGGTCTGTATCTTTCTGTGGTTCCCACCCTGAATGTTTGTTCATTTGATTGGTCGACCCGATCGAACCCCTCTTTCATGTACAGGTTAAAGACATCTGACGACATTTTCAAAACTtgttaaggagcttttaaaatacttgagatgatttttattttttttcaagagaatgatatactTTTCGCTGTTAACTTCCCTTTTTTTGCAGCTTTGCCATATATGAGATAATATTAATATTTGAtggtaaaaaaatataaaatttacttTTTTGTATAAAGTAaaatatgattctatttgggaaCTTGAAAAGTTAAAGAAGAGAAAGTGACATTTCTTTGAAAGCCATGCACGgtagaatacatatattaagtTGGGCATCATTAATTGTATgggcaacacctaatccgctcctgtcGGTAATAAGGTTTGTGGCATTTAAAAGAGCTtttgatgatttatttattttttcttcttatgAAAAGTGACTTTGAAGACGTGGATTGACTCATGACCTAGGACTTGAGTACGTAGGGCCTACCACAATATGTTTTATTGataccgtctatctgttttgctaggtcattttagggcatgagccctataatgaggtatatcaaacctcaaatggaccacatcacaggaaataatgaggattaaatacctaccattgaaagtttcttaggggtgacagaagttttggatgaaaatgatattcgtgttttccttgCTTCAAGCgtgtgtgaccatatgaacaggttgggtggcaaataaacatcaaagtagGCCGTAAGAAGGCTTCATCTATGGgcattattatctccattgtttcttatgacgtggttcacttgatctttgatcAGGCAAATTAGACGAACCATaccaataaaacacatacatcatgttggcacCACAAAGTTGGGTAATCAGGCAATGTGCAGCCAATTTAGAAATACCACGTGGCCTTATCAGCCAATCTAGCATAGCATTTCAATGAAGAGATAACTTTTTGAATGTACTCTAATATAACATTTTAATATACAGCTCACCTTCTCAATATACTTTTGAACTAATTAAATTTGTACATGATTTAGATAACACAAATCAAAGTAATGCAACCTTATTAGAAATTTTGCTTGGTAAGTGTAAAGTGATAAGGACACATGAGTCACTCAGATATGACATAATTCCACAACAAAGCTGGACCACATGCCTAGTATTTAAATTAAGGCAGGTAATGGACTGGGTGACCCGTAGAAGCTCCATGGGCCCATTTCTACTTTGATCCAGCTTGAATACACTACCTTGGCTCATGGCAAAAGCTTGGGCCTCACCTGCATAGCCCAGTCAGTTTTAGCTTGGgcctgggctcaagtcattttcgACTCACCCAATTTCATTCGCTCCTATAAGTATTCCATTCCAGTCATCCGTTAGACAGCAGCCCATTCTCCCTGAATGCATACCACTGGTTTCATTTCTCTGGACATCTATTTCATTGTGTATGTGTGCCCCTCCTGATCAACAGATAGATTAACTACATTTAAGTGAAAAATAGTGATTTTAACAAATTAGGGGGCAGGATGGAGTTCGGGCCTAACCAAATTTTGGGCTCAGGTTTTGGTTACTCTGCAGGGTTGGTGCGGGCCGTGGATCCTAAGTGTAGGCCCGACCCAAACCTGGCCAATTACAAACCTAATATGAGTCCAACATAGCTTTGGATACCAAAATATAAATGGCTAAAGAGAGCATCGGAGTGGTTGGGTTGGAGAAAGGTTGCAGGTTTCTCCTCTCCCACTTCAAAGGGGCGACCGAGAAGAACACCGATTCATCGAAGCCTAATATGGTAATTTCGCTAATCTCTAACTATTATATCATCATCTTCCATTTCCTCatgtaaggaaaaagaaaagaaataaagaaaataatgaatttcCATTTTAATTTATAAGGGTAAAGGGACGGGAAGCTTTGGGAAGAGAATGAACAAGACACATACTCTCTGCGTGCGGTGCGGGCGTCGCAGCTTTCGTCTTCAGAAGAGCCGATGAGCTTCTTGCGCTTATCCTGCCAGTTGTATCCGCAAGTGTACGTAATCTATCCGACCCTCGCTTTTTTAATATTTCTCCAATTTTGGAAGCTCGATTCGGTTTTTATGCATTAGTTGGGTTTGGATACcctgctttgattttattttttttgggagaGATGAATCTGCACAgtttttcaaggaaaatcttAGAAATGGAAATCAGTTTGCAACactacttgtttttttttttcgcaaaTGGAGAAAAGGTGGGTTTCCACGGAAAGCAATTTCATTTCCAGGGTTTCAATGTTCCCAAACACCCCAAagttatgtatttttattttaatttttttgggtaCGTCTCCTATTGTGCCACTTTCTTATGGGAGAAATGAAACCTGTGTGCAGCACACTGATTTCCTTATCTGGTGTAATAACGCTAATTGGAGAGGTCATACCGGTCCTttatctggactgttcatctcatggacccaccatggatggatcatatcctaaaatttgTAGATGAGATGAATCTATACCTATCCAATTGAACTATTTCGTAAGGAGTGCTGTCCatttccaccattttttttttctttctttctaccaCTCATTTGTAGGCAGGCAGTTGGACTGCTAAGATTGTCCAACCAGTAATATTTTCCTTACGTTGCCAATCCATTTGGGTCCACCTGCATCCAGTTTTTGTGGTAGCTAACACATAACATCATGCATGGTGCATGGATTCGATAACCTCTTTTTCCTTGTTGACATAGGGCCTTTCTTTCCTGTTTAACATACTGTTTTGTTAACATAGGTCTCTGCGAATTAATGTTTAGGAATTTGGACAGACTGAATATTCTGTTCAAACGCATATGCATGGGAAAGTGCACGAACATGTACACATGCATTAGCTTTTATGAATGGCTATGTTGTTGTCATGGCATTTTTCTCTCCCCCTTTTCATTATCATTCACTTCTGCACATAATGTCCAAAGTGTAATTGATTCGCAGGCTCTATGTTTGATGTTGAAAAACTCAGGCCCAATGAAGAAACCAATCCTTTTGGTTTCCTGTTTCGTTAAAATGCAGCCAAgttgctttcaaaaaaaaaaatgcagctaAGTTGATTCTCTACTTGTGACATGACAATTTTCTTGTGAAATCAGAATTTAGGTCAGGCGAGTTGATTGGTCCGCCACTTTGTGCACTTTACATGAGAGCATAATTTAGAAAGCTTAACGAGACAActacattttccttttcttttggatctttttttttttttttaaaactacttTTTTAATATGCATTTGTTGGTGATTGTATTCAAGAAGTCAAAGGAGGAAATCTGTTTCCCATTTCCCACAAAGATGTATAAGAAATGTTTTCTATGACTCCCATGCTTCCTGGAATTTCATGATGTCAataccaaccaaaaaaaaaaaaaaaactccacacAGGTGACACTTTTGTGCATTGATCAGGATcataaatttggtgggccatcatgtggaTAGGACTTATGAGCACAAAAATCCAGATGACGAGCTTATGATAGCCATTCCAACAGTGGTCTGAATATGGACATTTTTGTCACCATGTTGAGCTAAAACAATGCATTGTTAATGCAAATG containing:
- the LOC131240562 gene encoding MDIS1-interacting receptor like kinase 2-like yields the protein MAIQKSLSLAFLLLLLEFLSSNAFTTAPASTIGEAEALLEWKASILSPQALHSWSLPSANASANTISPCKWDGIYCNSLGSVIEISLPSAGLQGKLDNLSFSSFPNLFRLNLSNNTLTGTIPADIGTLSRLVSFNISVNKLSGVLPLSMANLSHLSKLDISANEITGPIPPSLGNLTRLTILYLFDNQISGSIPAQLGNLKNLVKLSLWNNSLTGPIPPALGNLRNLTVLHLYSNQISGSIPAQLGNLKNLVDLELSYNHLTGPISPALGNLINLTFLYLQNNQISGSIPLEIGNLINLNVLALFRNLLTGSIPSTLGNLTKLELFSAFDNHLNGEIPKSFRNCTRLTRVRLKGNQLIANVSEAFGVYPHLYFMDVSNNRLFGELSPNWGECRNLTMLQFSGNMITGRIPREIGQLTRLGVLGLSSNRLVGEIPKELGRLTSLFNLNLSDNQLSNRVPQEIGRLSNLEILDLSMNNLAGPIPPQLGNCFKLRYLKLSENYLNGSIPFQIGNLIHLQGALDLSHNSLNGEISSQIGNLQMLEMLNLSHNMLSSSIPKSFEGMLSLQFVDFSYNDLEGPIPNSKAFQKALAEAFIKNKGLCGEVQGLRPCNAPSTSHGDARKGRKVVIFIVLPLLPALFLLVIVVGVSSIYYQRQRNKEKDVLERSNRNPFSIWNYDGIDAFEQILEATEGFDDKYCIGNGGYGKVYKTNLPSGQVVAVKKLHPLEGGDQSDQRSFRNEIRALTEILHRNIVKLYGFCSHSQFSFLVYEYMERGSLASILSNDRGAAELEWTLRVKVIKGVAHALSYMHHDCTQPIVHRDLSSNNVLLNSELEACVSDFGTARLLIPDSSNWTTLAGTYGYIAPELAFTMRVTEKCDVYSFGVVALEVMVGRHPRELISSLSSPSRHDTLLKDMLDQRLLDPTAEIAQEVLFVVSMALSCIRLDPNSRPTMQYVAQELSISRPSFSLGPFHALTLRQLMDLKV